ctctgtctcctctctagTTTCACCTGGCTGTCGGCTCAGGTGCACAGCAACATGGTGATGCATTTCTCGGGTCGCATCACCGACAGTTTCGACCGGGAGTTTCGCTGCCTGTACGCCGACTCGCAGATCGTCGACTGCTTCTACAACGCCGAGGAGGAGGGGATGCCTTATTACCCGTCATACCAGGCAGTCATGACCCCCGGCATGGGCATGGGGCACGGACCGGTCATGGGGTTGGATTTACTCTCTGACAGGTACCAAGCAGGAGTCTACTCTTTTTCAATGAAAATTGtgagaaatgtttatttaaaggggacacattatgaaaaatccactttcacagtgtttctgaacatatatctgtgtaacctgagagtctactgacccacaacatgtgaaataaacccatccagtcctttgtttgtggtctgcataagtcttacaacacagagaaaaatgctctgtttcaaacatgctctccttgtgatgtcacagtgggattctggtaaaaaaaaaaaaaatcccctcccctcccctgatatctccacccatggactccacccccagactagaacaaaacttttgcacaggtccaccatttgtattctctctacagaggagtgatgtctacggggaaaattcaggggggtcattacatttaaagagacacacacaccagaacggagcgttctgagagagctggtttatacagggtcacaaacctcctctggtgcttgattcatgttatattttgaccaaagcacagcacagatgtttcatttagaccacaggggggctgtttgaaaaggtggaggagggggatgatatgtcctcctTTAAATTTTCAAAAGCTCATATTGACATAATCCCATTCACCATCGGAGACAATCTTCCCCCTGAATAAGTTAACAGAATTTAGTCGGcattattttattcatgaatCAGTCACATACCGTGTTTTTAAATGGACCCTCGCTGGTGTTTCTCCAGTATTAACTGTTTGATGCTTTTTATGTTGTGTAATTTATTTGTACGTACCTGATGTCCCCATTGTCTTAACGCTTATCgttctttctcccccccccccccccccccatctacTCGTGCAGCAGGCAGCGGGAAAGGGTCTGCTCTGAAAATTCCAGCAGCCAATCGAGTAACAGCGTGTCAAGTGTGAAGGCTGCACCCGGGATGACCTCTAACACAGTCTACAAGGTCACCCAGAGTCACGACAAGAAGGAGGCCATCAGCAACTCCCACCTGAGCCCTGAGAGGAGAGTGGGAGGCTCAGACCGAGCAGGAGGCCTGACCCCGACGCCTCAGGGTCACATGACGCCAGGACCACGAGGCCAAGCTAACGGAGGAACAAATCACAGCCCGGTGATGGACAGACCGCCGCCCCCCTACGGTCACCAAATGGGCATTGATTGGAACAAGCCCAACGCGGACGTCATGCGCTCAAACATCGGAGGCACCTCCTCTAAGTTTCAAGGGCTGGGGTTGTACGACCACAAATCGAGCCTGTTCCACAACACCGGGCTAATCCCAGGCACCCCCAACTCAAACATGAACCCAAAAACACAGACCCCCTCCCCCATCAATGACAGCAAACTTCCCCCCAAACAGAGGGCTCCCCCCAACCAGCTCctcaacaaactctcagacttCTTTCTGCCCCCCTCCAAAGACGCCTACAACTTCCGGAGGTCCCCGTCCCCTCACGGCACCACCACCTGGGGGGGGCCGGACCTCTCTCAAGCTGAGCCGGAGAGCCAGCAGagtcccccgccccctccctctcctgtcaCACTGATGAACAGGCAGGACCAGAAACGAATGACACTGGGCCACAGCAAGCTGGACCTGGTGAACCATTACAACAAGATGAAATCCAAGCAGGTTTACAGCCGCTTCGAGCTCAAGACCTCCAACTAAACCGccgtctcctctcttctgtctcaaACGTGCGACTGTTCGGGTCACAgtcaagaaaaatacatttgaggtTTTTAGATGAAAGttgtaaaattaaaataataaattcatATTATTTCAAGAATGGAGTCTTAATATTATGAGATAAGGCCATGGTTAGCCTAATGCTATTTTGAGTAGCATATAGTACATTAGCATTTAAGAAGATAGCACTAAAATTAGGAGGCTGgagcattttacatttttttttaaacttaaataagTTAAACTTAAACTCTACATTTTACtatgtaaatgtatgttgtaatcccaggatgagtctgcagagggcgctgaaCGGCTTGTTCTATTTACGcgatagttccccgatatgaagcAAAGAATTTCACccgacggcttcaagcctctgcGTGAGCcgctgaaacctcttacatagactctcttctcccagcactggagagcagccctcccctggaaGCCCTGCAGCGTTGTGCCCCCCGGAAGGCTTACAGAgcgctggccaatcagaagagagtgggcacgtggggaggggccttaaagagacagtagcttgAAACaaaccgtttcaggcagaggttGAAATttacgccagtatcagatacaTAAGGAGGTTTCTGAGCTGCAGATCGTGCAAAGCTTCTCTTTAGGTTTCATAGAGTGACGACATGAGAGGTGAACAGGGGAGCGTATGAGATCTGCCGCATTtgacaaatgaacatttaatacCAGAACTACGGATTAAAACCGggaacatgtattttttaatttcattttaaggATAAGAATAGCTAAAAAACATCCTCATTGTCACCCAGTCAGCGAGCTGCTCTCCTGATATCCCCCCTTCATAATAGCACATGGGCTAACCATGGCCTAAATTAATCTCACTATTCTCATAATCTTATCTTTTTTACCTTGAAATGGTTTTTCTCATGACTCCATTCTTGTAATCTTATGACTTTAGTCTCAAAACATTGcatctttaaagctcctgtgaggagttttcatCTTGATATGAAAGTGGCTGAAATAACTCTGAGGcttctttatgacctacaaatgCAAACATGACCGTACACATTAAGATGGAATATTTCTATATATGAACTTTTCTCTGACTTTATACACTGCTGCAGGGTTGGACCAATCGAACAGCACATCCAAACAgacattgtttacattttacctCTGATGGttcaaagaaagcaggatgagattttttaatGCTAATACTCTGTCACCAAACATTATTAGAGTCCATGAGGAAATGTTTTCATAGCGCTCTTGAATTCCTCCCACTGATGGAAATCATGCAATTACAACAATGATGGCGCGGAGGCTCTTTAGCTCAGTTATCCTGTTATTCTTGAAACCATTTTTGCCTATGTCATCATGTAAGGTAGTTTACAAATGCAGGAGGGCTGTGACTCCTTGAGGGGTCTTAgtttacacaaaaacatgaaagaaaatcacACACTTACTTTTCCTTTAACTTGAATCATACTGAATCAGGTGACCAAAATTTAAAGGGCCAGACTCTGCGAATTGTGTGTTACACCAAAGCAGATGTCAATCAAAAGATGAACTGCCACGCCCACAAAGTCTTGAGAAATTAGCTGTTTTTAACGTTgcactgtataaaacatggatgtggtctcagtgacgtcacccatcggTTTCTGAAGGAGAGaacgatggcggtcgccattttggaaatgctgaACCTAAGTTTCGCTCAATGTAGACACAGGTAAAGAGGAGGAGTTTGGTGGAGCCCTGGCAAACGGCTACAaagcacccacctgtcagtcatctcAGCCACGCCCACATTTATGTAAATGAATGCTTAATTCCTTAGCGTATATATcttcaaacaggaagagaagatAATCACCCCGTGAAGTTTCAATGATTTAGAAACGAGCTGTTGACTCCAAACcagtaaacgtgtttgtgtctgctgtgaaaatGAGCATTTTTACATGAGTGTtgatggggattccttggcttttgattccagcctcaagtggacactcgtgGAACTGCAGTCGTGCgtttccgcattggcttcattttttcaacacaaGAGGTCGCCGCTTTATCTCACCTAAGATTTcttatgaacatttttttcacccaaATTTTTGTGAACTCTCAACTTTGATatcattcatgtgtttttattttttgattttaaGCCAAAACTTTAAGAGGCTTTAAAATGTCCAGTGTATTGAGGAGTACAGGTAGATGTACCTGGTGGTTGTTGGTTTGATCACAGTCTCGTGTGGTCTTGTTTGGAAAGAGCTTGAATGTAACAGACGTTCATTTCTATACATGGAAAAAGTCCTGCACTCCAACCTTAAAGGTTAGCTTGTGTACCATAGCATTGATAATAAGTGATGTTATCACAGCCCAAAGTTCATACACAATgtaaggagggaggggggcaatTGTACCAGACTGTTTTGAGTATACACCGATCTGTCCAAATGAATGAACAAATTCTTAATTTCAGTCGGACTATAATGTCAAACTCCGCTTTGGTTTTCTGAACTTTCTGTTGTGTAAGAAATGTGTTAAATGGGAGAAGAAAGAGATGCAGTGCAGCCCAGGACGTTAGGAAAACATCTGCatccatttctttcttttcattttgaccTGTTATACTGGGATTGAATGGTTCCTGTAACACTCCTGTATTATAGTGTATATACCACGTGCCTTCATCATCCTGCCTTAAGGTTTAcaatcacagtgacatcacatgaGTGCTGATAAAGACATGCCTGTCTGAAACCTGACGGGACTACAGGGAACAAAGCTCATTGTGCGTAACAGCAGGAGCCCAATAATGTAAACGTTCCTGCTGCTGTCGTCATGACTCAGCTGGAAAACGACACACATACGTGTACCAAGTGAAGGGCTTCACACAATTAATACAGAGGAGTGTTTCCTCGGCATATTTTGAATATGTACATTTGTACAGAGTGTTTAAACACGTTCAACATGGTTATGAGTAACTGTATTATTATCAACATGTGGTTTTCTTTAGAGTTCTGTTTTGTGATGAAAGGTGCTGATGTGCAGCAGTCTTTCTTCACAGCACTACAGGGATCTCCAACAGAAGAGCTGTCACCTAAGCAATAAGAACTGACCTTGTGATCAATtattttgatgtgttttgttaacTGCTCATgtcttattgttttgttgttgttgttttttgtaaactacAGTCCGCTCGATAATTGGCTTTGCCCGAGTGTTGtacatcattttgtttctaGAGGTATGTATGTATACATAAACTCACGGTCAGgagtttggggttttttttgtttaagaatGACTTCTGaaagtttgttatttttatttttaccgtTATTTACTGGAGAATGTGAACTTTCTGTTAAAAGTTGGTCCTAATTTGTAAATTGAACACTCTaggatttaattaaaaaaaggaagtgaaaaGATGTTGAAGTGTcggtccatccatccagccagtTTCTTTTAGCTTCTCTGATGTCTGGTGGCGattgcctctgtacattggtgacgggccccatgtacagaggttaggccttgttgaagcagctgttgatTCAAACCCGGCCTTGGAGCTTCACTGTGTGTCTTCCCCCAATCtgtcctcccaacatttcccgtCCCTCTTCAGCCGTCCTACCCAGTAAAGGCAAACATTGcccaaaaatataactttaacCAATCAACCAACTTAAAACTCAAAATCTTCTATAATCTTCTATAAGCATCCAACGTGACTTCTTGTCTCGTATAAATCATCGATCTAAACCTTCTGCTGGTTGCTAATAGGTGAGTGAAGTAAGGATGTCTGCTGGCTGTCTGTAGACCAGTATGTAAATAACTCGAGGGATCCTCTTTCCCCACTTAGCTACTGTACAGTGTGTCTTCCTGACAGGAAGCCAGGCCTGAGTCTGGGTCACAGGCCAACGCATTAACAATGCgagagaataaaacactccgaGGAGAGGTATATGTGTCCCAAAAGTCCCAAAAACAATGATGTCACAAAACAATACAAGTCCTGAAATagaaagtctgtgtgtgttatctaAACAAAGACGAAATTAAAGATTTGAACTGGTCGGTTGTATCAACACATATCTGTTGTTTCTTGGCTGAACTGCAAAAATCTTAgcaagtgtatttgtctaatttaaAGTCAAATAGCCATTTGGCTCCTCAATGAAGTGTTTTGAAATAAGATGTACTTAATAAGATACAGACATGTCATTTCAAGCTAAAAGTAAGGCCTGAATCGCTTGTCATGAGAAAACATGACTTCAAGCGATTGTGGCAATCATTTTACTGTCTGTATCTTCatataagatgtttatctggacttgttaGTTGAATGTGGCTTAAGTGTTATGAGATATTTTTTCTAGGGTTTAGGCGGATACAGTTTTTAAGAACCAACACCATATTATGGAACTTTGGAAACGTCTGCGATTCATTGCTAGATGGCGCAGGTGATAGGTAAGTAATATGTTCAGATGTTGGCACATGTTGTCTTCATGTTGGAGGATACGTAGCCCTTCGACTGATGGTCTGAGCGAGTTGTCGATACACTTGAGTTAGCAGGGACAcacaaagcattaaaaagtctgctgtgtgtatgtttgtaggGCAGACGAGGTAACACAAGCTGCCCTGCTCATGTTTCAGACTTGACAACTCTTACTGGCTTTCGTGACAAAGGAACTCCACAAAGTCAACCCAGAGTATCTGTGGAAGTTTATTCACTAAGTATGTGTGATGGGTTTGTTGGTCTGCCTTAACATCAGCCCTTAACTTTGCCTTATCAGTTTCCATTATAGCTCATTTACCCCCCTCTTTATAGTCATGCAACAGTCAGGTTGAATACTTggttgtgattggctgttgaTTATGATTATGTTTCCAAATGAATGTGCTTGCTATGTATCAGTCTGTATCTGAAATGAGAAAGCAAAGCAAAAGAGACACCTTGATAGCTtctgtttaaatgtatgcaatatgtttttttcattatttgtatatgAGACAACTTTGATCGAGCTGGAAAAAGAGAACccgagaagagaggaggggggaaatgttttttttattacaactaACGATACAAAGGACAATGCACattaataaagctgttttaagAGCACAGATCTAGTGATACTAATATAAACTGTTGAATCAATTCAAAACAGTTCTTTAATGTTTCTGTGCTGAGAGCAGGCTGTAGTAATAGTAATCACGCTCCAGTAGGTGGCGGTGATGCACCTTAAAGTTAGTTGCCACCCGCAATTaatcaaaaagaagaagaaggccgTCTCAGGCTGCACTGGCTTCTCAGGACAGTCAGTCGCTGAGACTCGGAAaccgttttgtttttacagctgaTAACGTAAAGACAACCCCGTAAAGTGTATGATGGCGCCGACCTCAGTTACTGAGTTCAGTGTAAACTTTATACCATGACTTCAGAGGAAAACTttgacagagctgctgctgcaagaCACAAACCTTTACTTGTTGCCATGCCAACCGACTATATACTAGATAGGCCTACGCTCTTTATCTCTGTGCTGATTTTATCCTTCACAGTAATGTTTTTAGAGCAAAAAAATCCCGTCATACTTCTATTCATCATCCTGTCttgatgtacagtatgcatatgttagaacatttttacatttttattttaagtgatGTGAAATGGTGTGTCCCCCTGCTGTGATAGCTAGAAATACTAAAGGAAATAACCTACCAGAGGTCATAACAGCAAAACCTATCAATGACAACACCTACAGTAGCCTGCAGGTACCTGTCTTTGAAAGTATGCTGAACTCCCACAGAGATAGTTTGGGAGGGAAAAGTTCAAACTTGAGATATTTTACAGACCAAGTGGTTTGGAGCTATGAACCATGCAGGTAAAAGGTAGAGATAGGACACCTGCAGTATTTCCTTTCCTGTGTAACCTGACACAGGTGCTCCTCTTTGAACCTCCAGTCAACTGATGAACGAAGCCAGTTAGGCAGGAGTCCAGGCACTGTTAGCAGGTCAAGGTTCTCCCTCGAGATCGACACGGGAAAGTTACAcaacaggtgtgtttgtggagtgTTTTTTACCGCAGTGGATGGAGGATCAGAGCAGTTTGCATACATGTAGCATGGATAATCTTCTTTTTATCCATGAAAAAATGGTGCGCTTTTTGCGCCGTCAGACCTCACAACCTCAGTTACAGAGCGCTTCTCATCAGTGCTtgttgttgctaggttacaaaagtaAACCTCCACTTGCCTTGGTAATCACAGTTCGCTGTGTTTTAATAACTCTGTGCttgatattttagttttttgaaggaagaaaacatgaaaatgttgtaAAGGTAGCTTGTCCTAGCATTAGCATCAGCTGAAGGCCTGAATATTGTGTTCAtgaaaagacgagtcagatCCGAGTCCTCCGCCATTGGTGTTGACAAATTTGCTGATAACAGAAGTCCCGTCCATTCTGGATTTTAAAtggtcggtgagggagaagtgacattggcGAGTGTGGCTCTATTCCAGAAGTTTTGGGCCCTTGAGAATAGGCGCTGCCAGTGCAAAGCGCCGTCTGTGGACATGGGCCCtacattaaaaatgattaaagtgTCATTAACACTGCTTTATCGTTtagttttaatttgtatttttactccTATTATGTGGAAAATTAGtatcacagaagaagaacgaCAAAGCCAAGCCAGATAGCAGCGTCACATATAAAGATCTGTACATTTTTGATGTTCTTTTTTCAGTTTCCTTTATTCTATTCACACATATCACCACTTCTCATAAAGAAaggtgaaaaaacaaataatgcattAAGAAAAGTGTCCTGTGTTGtttcactgtaaacattacgGAGTGTGCAACGACACTGAGGATCTCTGTTGTGAACCTTGATGTTATCTTCAGGATGCAGCGTGCTTCCTGCCTCTCAAAGCTATTCTCtgctcaatgtgtgtgtgtgtgtgtgtacagtatcaGACCTTGGGTGTTGGTGCTTGTTCTTGGGGGTTATAATGCAAGTGCaatgcaaaatgtgtttgtgtgtgtctatgtcagTAAGTGTCCTTGGCAGTCTTTGTTTCGGTCTGTGTTTATGCCCGGGTCAAAAATATGATGATTTTTTCTAAAGTATGGTCTACACCGGTGAGATGAGATTCACTCTCTCTGTGCTTGTGTGCAGCGGTTTTCTATCATGCTACTACACGTGTTATATTTGTAATTATGAGCAGAACTGTTACTCAGATCATAAGTGGATAACTGATAATGATCCCTGTGGTGGTACTCAGTCTAATTTGACCTGTGTACAAAAAACGGTGAAAATTTGTTAGattgtgttttcagttcatTCACCTCCTGATGTGAAGATTATTGGGAGTTGTCATAATTGTCTTTGCAAAGAAATGATTTCCTCTTATCTTTTGGTCTACATGTTTGATCTCTTTTTGGACACCTTGAGGATCAGAGTTAcatgatttagatttttctcCATCCTGACTTATTCTGTGCTTGTTATGAAATGATGGTGTACTGGACGTAGACACATTGCAGACATGCTTAAAGACTTGTGAAATACTCTGCTTTATGTCAAATGATTAACGTCTTTAGAGTGCTTTACTCAGTTGGTTCATTAAACcttagatttgttttctttaaaatgtcttcttctcCTACACTGGAAAAAATgatcagaaaacaaatcagtcaAGCCTCCTTCCACATCCAGATGTTGATCCATGAGGCGCCACTGGATATCCAGAGTGGTAAACATCAGTCAATGTTAATGTGATCACAGCTGAAAACACATCAACTCTCTACAGATATTTAATATTGTTTGCATTTCAACACCAAATTaaacacagagatacagagagcgCAAGTTCTGAACTTCAGTCAAAAGGGGACATTGGAGAAAAGTCAACAAATACGCCTCACTTTCCAGAGGTCTGGTTGGTTATCTGTGTTGTCCTCCTGGTATTATTTGAGGGGATGAGCTGATGTGATATAGACTCTGAATTATCTGGTGTTCAGTCTGTTCTTGGTTTATTTGTACGTTAAGTGTCAAAGATTGAGTGGTAAAACATGGGTGACACTTATTCAAAAGAAGACTATGATGGGTTTGCTCTTGATTTTTATGACACTGCTCTACGGAAGCCATGCGTCCTACCAGACGTCGGCATAGACGAGTCCCTGCTGAAATATTCAGGCATTGACTCCAACACTGCGCTGCAGACCTTCTCTAATCTGCAGGTTGGTATGGTGCCGGACTTCATCACTAACCTGGGATCTAGTTTGGCCTCGTTGAATAAAGTCCCAAATGCTGTTGGACTTGGAGCGTTGGTGATTTCAATGATCATGGAGATCATCATCAAGAGCGTTCCTCAAAGAGAGGGTTCTTACGACATATTCCGACGTGTTTTTGGGGAGGAGAAAGCCTCATCTGTCCGGGACACAATGTCTGAGTATGTGAGGCGCCATCGCACCTTCTTGAACAATGAGAGACGTCTAACTGAGGAACTGCGGAGACTAGAATCCCAGCTGAGCAACCACCTCACCATCC
The Labrus mixtus chromosome 7, fLabMix1.1, whole genome shotgun sequence DNA segment above includes these coding regions:
- the fam83c gene encoding protein FAM83C codes for the protein MINSEGLRPASSGRKPLGKLATRLEEVKNPWRQGSTLELSHNEAARLATDALLEHGEKEYRRVLAEERELNFLSPLEVRYITKNAAKACDTESNGLGANERDFGDGDAVSELTSGTYFPMMSDEEPPMLELGWPDSPARYGPSETQIYFQRDKSHNVKDLIRSLINKAKKVIAVVMDVFTDVDLLCDLMEASNKRRVPVYILLDDKNLNYFTAMCSALDIQNSHLSNIRVRSVCGDTYCTKSGKKFTGQVLEKFMIIDCEEVIAGSYSFTWLSAQVHSNMVMHFSGRITDSFDREFRCLYADSQIVDCFYNAEEEGMPYYPSYQAVMTPGMGMGHGPVMGLDLLSDSRQRERVCSENSSSQSSNSVSSVKAAPGMTSNTVYKVTQSHDKKEAISNSHLSPERRVGGSDRAGGLTPTPQGHMTPGPRGQANGGTNHSPVMDRPPPPYGHQMGIDWNKPNADVMRSNIGGTSSKFQGLGLYDHKSSLFHNTGLIPGTPNSNMNPKTQTPSPINDSKLPPKQRAPPNQLLNKLSDFFLPPSKDAYNFRRSPSPHGTTTWGGPDLSQAEPESQQSPPPPPSPVTLMNRQDQKRMTLGHSKLDLVNHYNKMKSKQVYSRFELKTSN